A stretch of the Lactuca sativa cultivar Salinas chromosome 9, Lsat_Salinas_v11, whole genome shotgun sequence genome encodes the following:
- the LOC111901641 gene encoding uncharacterized protein LOC111901641 gives MVKIWLYGIVHKSLIQMVSKKGMTAYDIRKSLDDIFNDNKDARAMELDQELCTITIGYMSNHAYCQRIKTIADLLANIDQPVPEKTLVTFMVNDLGEKFDQLAGIIRHQNPLPYFFQARSMLVREELRLSRKRPQHGIHQDNSSAPTILYSGNAEPSRTPFTHSRGDRQNQDLQQNNDRR, from the coding sequence ATGGTTAAGATTTGGCTCTATGGCATAGTTCACAAATCCTTGATTCAGATGGTGTCCAAGAAGGGCATGACAGCATATGACATCCGGAAAAGTCTCGATGACATCTTCAACGACAACAAAGATGCCCGAGCTatggagctcgatcaagaactatGTACCATAACAATTGGATACATGTCGAATCACGCGTACTGTCAACGCATCAAGACCATCGCCGACCTCCTAGCAAATATTGATCAACCAGTACCAGAGAAAACCTTGGTCACGTTCATGGTCAATGATCTCGGGGAGAAGTTCGATCAACTAGCCGGAATCATCCGTCATCAGAATCCTCTTCCATATTTCTTCCAAGCACGTTCGATGCTTGTTCGTGAAGAACTTCGCCTATCCCGTAAGCGCCCTCAACACGGAATTCATCAAGACAATTCCTCAGCCCCAACAATACTCTACAGCGGAAATGCAGAGCCTTCTCGTACTCCCTTCACCCACTCCCGTGGAGACCGCCAGAATCAAGATCTCCAGCAGAATAATGACCGCCGGTAG